The following are encoded together in the Bradyrhizobium sp. CCGUVB1N3 genome:
- a CDS encoding transporter substrate-binding domain-containing protein: protein MVTRRDVASIVGLGAVGAAMAAGAVASPAAAQTAPDSNESTFARIRRTKKMRIGAVNGGAPYYMKDLSSGQWKGFYIDIAKALADDMEAELEITETTWGNSVLDLQSNKIDIFFGLNPTPKRALVIDFSVPVFNNAFAFLAKKDFKPKTWAELNSPDIKIAVDQGSSHDQVVSRLIPKAQISRLKTADDATAALQTGRVDAQCLITMLSLTVLKKNPSLGQFLLPTPIFATTSNAGFRRETDKTWRDYVNTWIDFNKGLGFIRTAILTNMELVGVTEADIPPGVTL from the coding sequence ATGGTTACACGTCGTGATGTTGCATCGATTGTCGGGCTTGGCGCGGTCGGCGCGGCAATGGCGGCAGGCGCGGTCGCATCCCCGGCGGCGGCGCAGACCGCCCCCGATTCCAACGAATCCACTTTCGCGCGCATCCGCCGCACCAAGAAGATGCGGATCGGCGCAGTCAATGGCGGTGCGCCCTATTACATGAAGGACCTCTCCAGCGGCCAGTGGAAGGGTTTTTACATCGACATCGCGAAAGCGCTTGCCGACGACATGGAGGCCGAGCTCGAGATCACCGAGACCACCTGGGGCAATTCGGTGCTCGATCTCCAGTCCAACAAGATCGACATCTTCTTCGGTCTCAACCCTACCCCGAAGCGCGCTCTGGTGATCGACTTTTCGGTTCCTGTCTTCAACAACGCCTTCGCCTTCCTCGCCAAGAAGGATTTCAAGCCGAAGACCTGGGCCGAGCTGAACTCGCCCGACATCAAGATCGCCGTCGACCAGGGCTCCTCGCACGACCAGGTCGTCAGCCGCCTGATCCCGAAGGCGCAGATCTCGCGCCTGAAGACGGCCGACGATGCCACCGCTGCGCTGCAGACCGGCCGCGTCGACGCGCAGTGTCTGATCACCATGCTGTCGCTGACGGTCTTGAAGAAGAACCCCTCGCTCGGCCAGTTCTTACTGCCGACGCCGATCTTCGCCACCACCTCGAACGCCGGCTTCCGCCGCGAGACCGACAAGACCTGGCGCGACTACGTCAACACCTGGATCGACTTCAACAAGGGCCTCGGCTTCATCCGCACCGCGATCCTCACCAACATGGAGCTCGTGGGCGTGACGGAAGCGGACATTCCGCCGGGCGTGACGCTGTAG
- a CDS encoding amino acid ABC transporter ATP-binding protein has protein sequence MSDTSKETCKIEIRGLRKSFGSNEVLKNINLDVAKGGVVALIGPSGSGKSTLLRCVNLLVVPNGGSVRVGETRFAFGEGTKLPDVKTLAKFRAKTGMVFQHFNLFPHMTTLQNVMEGPVTVRRMAKADAEKLARVQLAKVGLLEKADQYPATLSGGQKQRVAIARALAMEPDVMLFDEATSALDPELVGEVLNVMQRLASEGMTMVIVTHEIAFAREVADRVVFMRDGIVVEDGPAREVIDSPREAATRTFLSHFHRTGALPPANATS, from the coding sequence ATGAGCGATACGTCCAAGGAGACTTGCAAAATCGAAATCCGCGGCTTGCGCAAGAGCTTCGGCAGCAACGAGGTGCTGAAGAACATCAACCTCGACGTCGCCAAGGGCGGCGTGGTCGCGCTGATCGGGCCGTCGGGCTCCGGCAAGTCGACCCTGCTCCGCTGCGTCAATCTGCTGGTCGTGCCGAACGGCGGCAGCGTCCGTGTCGGCGAGACGCGTTTCGCGTTCGGTGAGGGAACCAAGCTGCCTGATGTGAAGACGCTTGCGAAATTCCGCGCCAAAACCGGCATGGTGTTCCAGCACTTCAACCTGTTCCCGCACATGACGACGCTGCAAAACGTCATGGAGGGCCCCGTTACGGTGCGCCGCATGGCCAAGGCAGACGCCGAAAAATTGGCGCGAGTACAATTGGCGAAAGTCGGACTTCTGGAAAAGGCCGATCAATATCCGGCGACACTGTCGGGCGGACAGAAGCAGCGTGTCGCGATCGCGCGCGCGCTCGCCATGGAGCCAGACGTGATGCTGTTCGATGAAGCGACCTCCGCGCTAGATCCCGAGCTCGTCGGCGAGGTGCTCAACGTGATGCAGCGGCTCGCCTCCGAAGGCATGACCATGGTGATCGTGACGCATGAGATCGCCTTCGCCCGCGAGGTCGCCGATCGAGTCGTGTTCATGCGCGACGGCATCGTGGTCGAGGACGGCCCGGCGCGGGAGGTGATCGACAGCCCGCGCGAGGCTGCGACGCGCACCTTCCTCAGCCATTTCCACCGCACCGGCGCGTTGCCGCCGGCCAACGCGACATCGTGA
- a CDS encoding amino acid ABC transporter permease: MYQWDFGILWGYRWLFLNGLGVTVGFTVVIVLLGLLFGLIAALAMLSRFGWLRGIALTFVEAFRCTPILVQLIWFYYALPILAGVEMTPITASALALSLYGGSFYSEIIRGGIVSIDSGQSEAGAALGMTPRQAMIRIVLPQAIKRMIPALMNQSIIQFKNTSLVSVLAVPDLVYQSQVAAHDSYRPLETYTAVALAYAAILIPLTIIVRRGEKRLAVSE; encoded by the coding sequence ATGTATCAGTGGGACTTCGGCATCCTCTGGGGCTATCGCTGGCTCTTCCTGAACGGACTCGGCGTCACCGTCGGCTTCACCGTGGTCATCGTGCTGCTCGGGCTGCTGTTCGGCCTCATCGCCGCGCTCGCGATGCTGTCGCGCTTTGGCTGGCTGCGCGGCATTGCGCTGACCTTCGTCGAGGCGTTCCGCTGCACGCCGATCCTGGTGCAGCTGATCTGGTTCTATTACGCGCTGCCGATCCTCGCCGGCGTCGAGATGACGCCGATCACGGCCTCGGCGCTGGCGCTGTCGCTCTATGGCGGCTCGTTCTATTCGGAGATCATCCGCGGCGGCATCGTCTCGATCGACAGCGGCCAGTCGGAAGCGGGCGCCGCGCTCGGCATGACGCCGCGCCAGGCCATGATACGCATCGTCCTGCCGCAGGCGATCAAGCGCATGATTCCGGCGCTGATGAACCAGTCGATCATCCAGTTCAAGAACACCTCGCTGGTCTCGGTGCTCGCCGTGCCCGACCTCGTCTATCAGAGCCAGGTCGCCGCGCATGACAGCTACCGGCCGCTCGAGACCTACACCGCGGTGGCGCTCGCCTATGCCGCGATCCTGATTCCCCTGACCATCATCGTGCGGCGGGGCGAGAAGCGTCTGGCGGTCAGCGAATGA
- a CDS encoding DNA polymerase III subunit gamma/tau: protein MTDAGAPANPDSASQAGFELGAQPGTPYRVLARKYRPSSFDDLIGQEAVVRTVSNAFETGRIPQAWILTGVRGVGKTTTARILARALNYEMPDGSVKGPTIHMPTLGVHCQAIMESRHMDVLEMDAASHTGVDDVRQINDSVRYAPASARYKVYIIDEVHMLSTAAFNAFLKTLEEPPEHAKFVFATTEIRKVPVTVLSRCQRFDLRRVEADVLMKHLANIAAKESVEIEPEALGIIARAAEGSVRDSLSLLDQAIAHAAGQVKADAVRQMLGLADRTRVIDLFDSLVRGDIASAFNEFRDQYDTGADPIVVLSDLAEFVNFVTRVKIVPATADNVAYGETERLRARDFASKISMRVLSRMWQMLLKGITEVQAATRPAAAAEMVLVRIAYVADLPTPDEAIRMLEQNGGGSPVVSGGSAARSTPTAPVASAAPVRAPSSPPSFGGGARPQMAAPAPEIQGSAPALRITSFTQLVALAGQKRDLMTKGALEGDMRLVRFEEGRLEVALEPNASKTMISELARKFELWTGRRWTVIVSNEQGQPTLRSLNQAAKQEHARTAEADPRVQEVLSRFPGAKVVEVRRLAPETPESNISADYGSDDPPDGSDGDDDL, encoded by the coding sequence ATGACCGACGCTGGCGCCCCCGCCAACCCTGACAGCGCCAGCCAGGCTGGCTTTGAGCTCGGCGCCCAGCCGGGGACGCCGTACCGGGTGCTGGCGCGAAAATACCGCCCCTCCAGTTTCGACGATCTGATCGGCCAGGAGGCCGTGGTCCGCACCGTCTCCAATGCGTTCGAGACCGGACGTATCCCGCAGGCCTGGATCCTCACCGGCGTCCGAGGTGTCGGCAAGACCACCACCGCGCGCATCCTCGCCCGAGCGCTCAACTACGAGATGCCGGACGGCTCGGTGAAGGGCCCGACCATCCACATGCCGACGCTCGGCGTGCATTGCCAGGCAATCATGGAAAGCCGGCACATGGACGTGCTGGAGATGGACGCGGCATCACACACCGGCGTTGACGACGTCCGCCAGATCAACGACAGCGTGCGTTATGCGCCGGCCAGCGCCCGCTACAAGGTCTACATCATCGACGAAGTCCACATGCTGTCGACGGCGGCGTTCAACGCCTTCCTGAAGACGCTTGAGGAGCCGCCGGAGCACGCCAAGTTCGTGTTCGCGACCACCGAGATCCGCAAGGTTCCGGTGACCGTGCTGTCGCGCTGCCAGCGTTTTGATCTTCGCCGGGTCGAGGCCGACGTGCTGATGAAGCACCTTGCCAATATCGCCGCGAAGGAAAGCGTCGAGATCGAGCCCGAGGCGCTCGGCATCATCGCGCGCGCGGCGGAAGGTTCCGTGCGCGATTCGCTGTCGCTGCTCGACCAGGCAATCGCCCATGCGGCCGGCCAGGTGAAGGCCGACGCCGTGCGGCAGATGCTGGGGCTCGCCGACCGCACCCGCGTCATCGACCTCTTCGATTCGCTGGTGCGCGGCGACATCGCCTCGGCCTTCAACGAGTTCCGCGACCAGTACGACACCGGTGCCGATCCGATCGTCGTGCTCTCGGACCTCGCCGAATTCGTCAACTTCGTCACCCGCGTCAAGATCGTGCCGGCCACCGCCGACAACGTCGCCTATGGCGAGACCGAGCGGCTGCGCGCGCGCGACTTTGCGTCGAAGATCTCGATGCGCGTCTTGTCGCGGATGTGGCAGATGCTGCTCAAGGGCATCACCGAGGTGCAGGCCGCAACGCGCCCTGCGGCCGCCGCGGAGATGGTGCTGGTCCGCATCGCCTATGTCGCCGACCTGCCGACGCCGGACGAAGCGATCAGGATGCTGGAGCAGAACGGCGGTGGTTCGCCGGTGGTAAGCGGCGGAAGCGCTGCGCGCAGCACGCCGACCGCGCCGGTTGCCTCTGCTGCGCCGGTGCGTGCGCCTTCGTCGCCGCCCTCGTTCGGTGGTGGCGCGCGGCCGCAAATGGCAGCGCCCGCGCCGGAGATCCAAGGCTCGGCGCCCGCGCTGCGCATCACGAGCTTCACCCAGCTCGTCGCGCTTGCCGGCCAGAAGCGCGACCTCATGACCAAGGGCGCGCTCGAAGGCGATATGCGCCTCGTCCGTTTTGAGGAGGGCCGGCTGGAGGTCGCACTCGAGCCCAACGCTTCCAAGACCATGATTTCCGAGCTCGCGCGCAAATTCGAGCTCTGGACCGGTCGCCGCTGGACGGTGATCGTGTCCAACGAGCAGGGCCAGCCGACGCTGCGCTCGCTCAACCAGGCCGCCAAGCAGGAGCACGCGCGGACCGCGGAGGCCGATCCACGCGTGCAGGAGGTGCTGTCGCGCTTCCCCGGCGCCAAGGTTGTCGAGGTCCGCAGGCTTGCCCCCGAGACGCCGGAATCCAATATTAGCGCCGACTATGGCAGTGACGACCCGCCCGACGGTTCCGACGGCGACGACGATCTCTGA